One genomic window of Pseudomonas aeruginosa includes the following:
- a CDS encoding aldo/keto reductase gives MTTRKLGNSGLEIPALVFGGNVFGWTADESTSFRLLDALLDAGLNCIDTADVYSRWVPGHQGGESETLIGKWLKRTGKRDRMVIASKVGMDMGNGHKGLSAAYIEQALERSLRRLQTDYLDLYQSHTDDPHTDLEETLSTYGELIKKGKVRVIGASNYDARRLLEARQVSARLNLPSYQSLQPEYNLYDRADYETNLEPTVEELGIGVISYYSLASGFLSGKYRNQADTAGRARGEKVKGYLNERGVAILAALDEVAEQYNANPTQVALAWLIARPTVTAPIASATSLEQLDDLIAATHLKLDEQAIHRLDSASAY, from the coding sequence ATGACCACACGCAAACTCGGCAACTCCGGCCTGGAGATACCGGCACTGGTATTCGGCGGCAACGTCTTCGGCTGGACTGCCGACGAAAGCACCTCCTTCAGGCTGCTGGACGCCCTGCTCGACGCCGGCCTGAACTGCATCGACACCGCCGACGTCTATTCGCGCTGGGTTCCCGGGCACCAGGGCGGCGAGTCGGAAACCCTCATCGGCAAGTGGCTGAAACGCACCGGCAAACGCGACCGCATGGTGATCGCCAGCAAGGTCGGGATGGACATGGGCAATGGCCACAAAGGTCTCTCCGCCGCCTATATCGAGCAGGCCCTGGAGCGCTCGCTACGACGCCTGCAGACCGACTACCTGGACCTCTACCAGTCGCACACCGACGATCCCCACACCGACCTGGAGGAAACCCTTTCCACCTATGGCGAACTGATCAAGAAAGGCAAGGTACGGGTCATCGGCGCCTCCAACTACGACGCCCGGCGCCTCCTCGAAGCACGCCAGGTCAGCGCCCGGCTTAACCTGCCGAGCTACCAGAGCCTGCAACCCGAATACAACCTGTACGATCGCGCCGACTACGAGACCAACCTGGAGCCGACGGTGGAAGAACTCGGTATCGGGGTGATCAGCTACTACTCGCTGGCCAGCGGCTTCCTCAGCGGCAAGTACCGCAACCAGGCCGACACCGCCGGGCGAGCCCGGGGAGAGAAGGTGAAGGGTTATCTCAACGAGCGCGGCGTGGCCATCCTCGCGGCGCTCGACGAAGTGGCCGAGCAGTACAACGCCAACCCGACCCAGGTCGCCCTGGCCTGGCTCATCGCTCGTCCGACGGTGACCGCGCCGATCGCCAGCGCCACCAGCCTGGAACAGCTCGACGACCTGATCGCCGCCACCCACCTGAAGCTCGACGAACAGGCGATCCACCGCCTGGACAGCGCCAGCGCCTATTGA
- a CDS encoding YidB family protein, with the protein MGLLDSILGSALGGSEGQGGARDPKVALLIGLVTMLMSRQGGAAQGGGDGGGLLGSLGSILGGAGGGAASGGLGGVLGDLLGGAAGGAGQAAPGVEAGSLGGLGGLFQMLQNAGLGDALNSWIGGGPNQSVSAADISRVFGDGQLQQLADSAGVSQGEAAEHLSSLLPELVNKLTPDGQAPQGDLDIGSLLARFS; encoded by the coding sequence ATGGGACTGCTCGATTCGATTCTCGGTTCGGCGCTGGGTGGCTCTGAAGGACAGGGAGGTGCTCGCGATCCGAAAGTGGCCCTGTTGATCGGGCTGGTGACCATGCTGATGTCGCGCCAGGGCGGTGCGGCACAGGGCGGTGGCGATGGCGGTGGTCTGCTCGGTTCGCTGGGCAGCATCCTTGGTGGTGCCGGCGGCGGGGCCGCGAGCGGCGGGCTGGGTGGCGTCCTCGGCGATCTGCTCGGTGGCGCCGCGGGCGGTGCCGGGCAGGCGGCGCCGGGCGTGGAGGCCGGCTCACTGGGCGGACTCGGCGGGTTGTTCCAGATGCTCCAGAACGCAGGCCTGGGCGATGCCCTGAATTCCTGGATCGGCGGTGGGCCGAACCAGTCGGTGTCGGCGGCGGACATTTCCCGGGTCTTCGGCGACGGTCAATTGCAGCAACTGGCGGACTCCGCCGGAGTCAGCCAGGGCGAGGCGGCCGAACACCTGAGCAGCCTGCTGCCGGAACTGGTCAACAAGCTGACGCCGGACGGCCAGGCGCCGCAGGGCGACCTGGACATCGGTTCGCTGCTGGCGCGCTTCAGCTAA
- a CDS encoding TonB-dependent copper receptor: MEKRMSTQQRAAGNACPTAAFSFDPARLAQRRRWAGAFAALCGLALSPSALLAEEHSQHQDHAVELAPSVVTGVAQSSPLTIVTNPKEPRQPVPASDGADYLKTIPGFAVIRNGGSNGDPVLRGMFGSRLNILTNGGMMLGACPNRMDAPTSYISPETYDKLTVIKGPQTVLWGPGASAGTILFEREPERFGELGSRVNASLLAGSNGRFDKVLDAAAGDRLGYLRFTGNHAQSDDYEDGAGNTVPSRWKKWNGDVAVGWTPDEDTLIELTAGKGDGEARYAGRGMDGSQFKRESLGLRFVKSNVSDVLEKVEAQVYYNYADHIMDNFRLRTPDPSSMMPMPMASQVDRRTLGGRLAATWRWDDFKLVTGVDAMRNEHRARGSKYDMMTDYYTDADQFPWSKDAVFHNYGAFGELTWFAAERDRLIGGLRLDRASVKDYRQTLKSGHMGHAMANPTANDTRADTLPSGFVRYEHDLADSPTTLYAGLGHAERFPDYWELFSPKRGPNGSVNAFDKIKPEKTTQLDFGLQYNGDKLQAWASGYVGVVQDFILFSYREGMMGSSTQATNVDARIMGGELGASYQLTGNWKTDASLAYAWGKNSSDDRALPQIPPLEARFGLTYEEGDWSAGSLWRVVAPQNRIARDQGNVVGKDFDKSAGFGVFSLNGAYRVTRNVKLSAGVDNLFDKDYTEHLNKAGDAGFGFSANETVPEPGRTFWTKVDFSF; this comes from the coding sequence ATGGAAAAACGTATGTCTACTCAACAACGAGCGGCCGGCAACGCCTGCCCGACCGCCGCTTTCAGCTTCGACCCTGCCCGTCTCGCACAACGCCGCCGCTGGGCGGGAGCCTTCGCCGCTCTGTGCGGCCTGGCCCTGTCTCCGTCGGCGCTCCTGGCCGAGGAACACTCACAGCACCAGGATCACGCCGTGGAGCTGGCGCCGAGCGTGGTCACCGGAGTCGCCCAGAGTTCGCCGCTGACCATCGTCACCAATCCCAAGGAGCCGCGCCAACCGGTGCCGGCCAGCGATGGGGCCGACTACCTGAAGACCATTCCCGGCTTCGCGGTGATCCGCAACGGCGGCAGCAACGGCGACCCGGTGCTGCGCGGGATGTTCGGTTCGCGCCTGAACATCCTCACCAACGGCGGCATGATGCTCGGTGCCTGTCCGAACCGGATGGACGCGCCGACCTCCTACATCTCGCCGGAAACCTACGACAAGCTCACCGTGATCAAGGGCCCGCAGACGGTGCTCTGGGGGCCGGGCGCGTCGGCCGGGACGATCCTCTTCGAGCGTGAGCCGGAGCGCTTCGGCGAACTCGGCTCGCGGGTCAACGCCAGCCTGCTGGCCGGCTCCAATGGCCGCTTCGACAAGGTGCTGGACGCCGCCGCCGGCGACCGGCTCGGCTACCTGCGCTTCACCGGCAACCACGCGCAGTCCGACGATTACGAGGACGGCGCCGGGAATACCGTGCCGTCGCGCTGGAAGAAGTGGAACGGCGACGTCGCGGTCGGCTGGACCCCCGACGAGGACACCCTGATCGAACTCACCGCCGGCAAGGGCGACGGCGAGGCACGCTACGCCGGGCGCGGCATGGACGGCTCGCAGTTCAAGCGCGAGAGCCTGGGCCTGCGCTTCGTCAAATCGAACGTCAGCGATGTGCTGGAGAAGGTCGAGGCACAGGTCTACTACAACTACGCCGACCACATCATGGACAACTTCCGCCTGCGCACTCCCGACCCATCCAGCATGATGCCCATGCCGATGGCGTCCCAGGTGGACCGACGCACCCTCGGCGGTCGCCTGGCGGCCACCTGGCGCTGGGACGACTTCAAGCTGGTCACCGGGGTCGACGCCATGCGCAACGAGCACCGCGCGCGCGGCTCCAAGTACGACATGATGACCGACTACTACACCGACGCCGACCAGTTCCCCTGGAGCAAGGACGCGGTGTTCCACAACTACGGGGCCTTCGGCGAACTGACCTGGTTCGCCGCCGAGCGCGACCGGCTGATCGGCGGGTTGCGCCTGGACCGCGCCTCGGTCAAGGACTACCGGCAGACCCTGAAGTCCGGGCACATGGGCCACGCCATGGCCAACCCGACGGCCAACGACACCCGCGCCGATACCCTGCCCAGCGGCTTCGTGCGCTACGAGCACGACCTCGCCGACTCGCCGACCACCCTCTACGCCGGCCTCGGCCATGCCGAGCGCTTCCCCGACTACTGGGAGCTGTTCTCGCCCAAGCGCGGGCCGAACGGGTCGGTCAACGCCTTCGACAAGATCAAGCCGGAAAAGACCACCCAGCTCGACTTCGGCCTCCAATACAACGGCGACAAGCTGCAGGCCTGGGCCTCCGGCTACGTCGGGGTGGTCCAGGACTTCATCCTGTTCAGCTATCGCGAGGGCATGATGGGTTCCTCGACCCAGGCGACCAACGTCGACGCGCGGATCATGGGCGGCGAGCTGGGCGCTTCCTACCAGCTCACCGGCAACTGGAAGACCGACGCCAGCCTGGCCTATGCCTGGGGCAAGAACAGCTCGGACGACCGCGCGCTGCCGCAGATCCCGCCGCTGGAAGCGCGCTTCGGCCTGACCTACGAGGAAGGCGACTGGAGTGCCGGCAGCCTGTGGCGGGTGGTCGCGCCGCAGAATCGCATCGCCAGGGACCAGGGCAACGTGGTCGGCAAGGACTTCGACAAGAGCGCCGGCTTCGGCGTCTTCTCGCTCAACGGCGCCTACCGGGTGACTCGCAACGTCAAGCTGAGCGCCGGTGTCGATAACCTGTTCGACAAGGACTACACCGAGCACCTGAACAAGGCCGGCGACGCCGGCTTCGGTTTCTCCGCCAACGAAACGGTTCCCGAGCCGGGCCGGACCTTCTGGACCAAGGTCGACTTCAGCTTCTGA
- the bamB gene encoding outer membrane protein assembly factor BamB: MVQWKHAALLALALAVVGCSSNSKKELPPAELTDFKEEVVLSKQWSRSVGDGQGDLYNLLEPAVDGSTIYAASAEGRVMAIQRETGDVLWKKDLERPVSGGVGVGYGLVLVGTLRGDVIALDEATGKKKWTKRVNSEVLSAPATNGDVVVVQTQDDKLIGLDAASGDQRWIYESTVPVLTLRGTGAPLIAGNMALAGLASGKVVAVDVQRGLPIWEQRVAIPQGRSELDRVVDIDGGLLLSGDTLYVVSYQGRAAALDVNSGRLLWQREASSYVGVAEGFGNIYVSQASGSVEGLDSRGASSLWNNDALARRQLSAPAVFSSNVVVGDLEGYVHLLSQVDGRFVGRERVDSDGVRVRPLVVGSWMYVFGNGGKLVAYTIR, encoded by the coding sequence ATGGTGCAATGGAAACACGCGGCGCTGCTCGCCCTGGCCCTGGCGGTCGTGGGTTGCAGCAGCAACAGCAAGAAGGAACTCCCGCCCGCCGAACTGACCGACTTCAAAGAGGAAGTCGTGTTGAGCAAGCAGTGGAGCCGCTCGGTCGGTGATGGCCAGGGTGACCTGTACAACCTGCTCGAACCGGCCGTCGATGGTTCCACCATCTACGCCGCGTCCGCCGAAGGGCGGGTGATGGCGATCCAGCGCGAGACCGGCGACGTGCTCTGGAAGAAGGACCTGGAACGTCCGGTTTCCGGCGGTGTCGGCGTTGGCTACGGCCTGGTGCTGGTGGGTACCCTGCGCGGTGACGTGATCGCCCTCGACGAAGCCACCGGCAAGAAGAAGTGGACCAAGCGAGTCAACAGCGAAGTGCTGTCGGCGCCGGCCACCAATGGCGACGTGGTGGTGGTGCAGACCCAGGACGACAAGCTGATCGGCCTCGATGCGGCCAGCGGCGACCAGCGCTGGATCTACGAAAGCACCGTGCCGGTGCTGACCCTGCGCGGCACCGGCGCGCCGCTGATTGCCGGCAACATGGCCCTGGCTGGCCTGGCCAGCGGCAAGGTAGTGGCGGTCGACGTACAGCGCGGCCTGCCGATCTGGGAGCAGCGGGTAGCGATTCCCCAGGGGCGTTCCGAACTGGATCGCGTGGTGGACATCGACGGCGGCCTCCTGCTGTCCGGCGACACCCTCTACGTGGTCAGCTACCAGGGCCGTGCCGCGGCGCTGGACGTGAACAGCGGCCGCCTGCTCTGGCAGCGCGAAGCGTCGAGCTACGTCGGCGTCGCCGAAGGCTTCGGCAATATCTACGTCAGCCAGGCCAGCGGTTCGGTGGAAGGCCTGGACTCGCGCGGCGCTTCTTCGCTGTGGAACAACGACGCCCTGGCGCGTCGCCAACTGTCGGCTCCGGCGGTGTTCTCCAGCAACGTGGTGGTCGGCGACCTGGAAGGCTACGTGCACCTGCTGAGCCAGGTGGACGGTCGCTTCGTCGGTCGCGAGCGGGTCGACAGCGATGGCGTGCGGGTTCGTCCGCTGGTGGTCGGGAGCTGGATGTACGTGTTCGGCAACGGTGGCAAGCTCGTCGCCTACACCATCCGCTAG
- a CDS encoding DUF5629 family protein → MTTQRYLLDELETADMLEIDGLHAWRFELNENLLDQADLAAEADQPFASEDWVLAVESLDGRTRREWRFSYNAVMEAEPQADGESWRLTTGEGAYQLRCLGAVSASGEDE, encoded by the coding sequence ATGACTACACAACGCTACCTGCTCGATGAACTGGAAACCGCCGACATGCTCGAGATCGACGGTCTGCACGCCTGGCGCTTCGAACTCAACGAGAACCTGCTGGACCAGGCGGACCTGGCGGCGGAAGCCGACCAGCCGTTCGCCAGCGAAGACTGGGTGCTGGCGGTGGAAAGCCTGGATGGACGCACCCGTCGCGAGTGGCGTTTTTCCTACAACGCGGTGATGGAAGCCGAGCCCCAGGCCGATGGCGAGTCCTGGCGCCTGACCACAGGGGAGGGGGCGTACCAGCTCCGTTGCCTGGGAGCGGTCAGCGCCAGCGGCGAGGATGAGTGA
- a CDS encoding DUF2946 domain-containing protein, producing MATTLKRQGIGAWLALFAMLMIFVGPLISQSMPMDHPMPMGVGMGHEGMSHENMDHGDMAHAGCSDAQRSVVHAGMPGMGGEEGNRLASDVLWEKCGYCSLLFHSPPLTEDACLALFSVPFATAPAVAFLNEAFVASPVFPGARTRAPPFLIA from the coding sequence GTGGCGACCACTCTGAAACGACAAGGCATCGGTGCATGGCTGGCTCTGTTCGCCATGCTGATGATCTTCGTCGGGCCGCTGATCTCCCAGTCGATGCCGATGGACCACCCGATGCCGATGGGCGTGGGGATGGGCCACGAAGGCATGTCCCACGAGAACATGGACCATGGCGACATGGCCCATGCCGGCTGTTCCGATGCCCAGCGCTCCGTCGTCCATGCCGGCATGCCGGGGATGGGCGGCGAGGAAGGCAATCGCCTGGCCAGCGACGTGCTCTGGGAGAAGTGCGGTTATTGCAGCCTGTTGTTCCACAGCCCGCCGCTCACCGAAGACGCCTGCCTGGCGCTGTTCTCCGTTCCCTTCGCGACGGCGCCCGCCGTCGCTTTCCTGAACGAGGCGTTCGTCGCCTCGCCGGTGTTTCCCGGCGCCCGTACCCGTGCGCCGCCGTTCCTGATCGCCTGA
- a CDS encoding amidohydrolase, whose translation MRDLTVLPDLDIALVQSSLVWHDAQANREHFAALLESAAGADLVVLPEMFTTGFSMASAEQAEPELGPTHAWLLEQARRLGAVVTGSLIVQLADGSHRNRLLWARPDGEMLHYDKRHLFRMAGEHEHYSPGERQELFELKGWRVRPLICYDLRFPVWSRDPHDTDLLLYTANWPAPRRQHWNRLLPARAIENLCYVVAVNRIGEDGNALRYAGDSQVLDFQGDSLFNAADADGVFRVRLDAAALAAYRQRFPAYMDADRFEIHP comes from the coding sequence ATGCGCGATCTGACGGTTCTGCCGGACCTGGACATCGCCCTGGTCCAATCCTCCCTGGTCTGGCACGACGCCCAGGCCAACCGCGAGCATTTCGCCGCCCTGCTGGAGAGCGCCGCCGGTGCCGACCTGGTGGTCCTCCCGGAGATGTTCACCACGGGTTTCAGCATGGCTTCGGCCGAGCAGGCCGAGCCCGAACTGGGGCCGACCCATGCCTGGCTGCTGGAGCAGGCCCGGCGCCTTGGCGCGGTGGTCACCGGCAGCCTGATCGTCCAGCTCGCCGACGGCAGCCATCGCAACCGCCTGCTCTGGGCGCGTCCGGACGGCGAGATGCTGCACTACGACAAGCGCCATCTGTTCCGCATGGCCGGCGAACACGAGCACTACAGTCCCGGCGAACGCCAGGAACTGTTCGAACTCAAGGGCTGGCGGGTGCGCCCGCTGATCTGCTACGACCTGCGTTTCCCGGTGTGGAGCCGCGACCCGCACGACACCGACCTGTTGCTCTACACCGCCAACTGGCCCGCGCCTCGTCGACAGCACTGGAACCGCCTGCTGCCGGCGCGGGCGATCGAGAACCTTTGCTACGTGGTGGCGGTGAACCGTATCGGCGAAGACGGCAACGCCTTGCGCTACGCTGGGGATAGCCAGGTCCTGGACTTCCAGGGCGACAGCCTGTTCAACGCGGCGGACGCCGACGGCGTGTTCCGCGTCCGGCTGGACGCGGCGGCACTGGCGGCCTATCGCCAGCGTTTCCCGGCCTACATGGACGCGGATCGCTTCGAAATCCATCCTTGA
- a CDS encoding pyridoxal phosphate-dependent aminotransferase, producing the protein MIQSKLPNVGTTIFTRMSQLAAECGAINLSQGFPDFDGPPELREAVGRHIAAGHNQYAPMTGLPALREQVAKKIEQFYGRRVSADSEVTITPGATEAIFSAIQALVHPGDEVVVLDPSYDSYEPSVQLAGGRCVHVPLALPDFSIDWQRMAEAIGPRTRLVIINTPHNPSGALISREELDRLAALIRDRDIYLISDEVYEHLVFDGVAHTSVLSHDELYPRSFVVSSFGKTYHVTGWKTGYVVAPPALSAELRKVHQYVNFCGVTPLQWALADYMAGHPEHLRQLPGFYQAKRDLFCDLLLDSRFRFTRAPGTYFQCVDYSAIRPDLDDVAMAEWLTREHGVAAIPVSVFYEKAPDAMRLVRFCYAKREETLRQAAEKLCAI; encoded by the coding sequence ATGATTCAGAGCAAGCTGCCGAATGTCGGCACCACCATCTTCACCCGCATGTCGCAACTGGCCGCCGAGTGTGGCGCGATCAACCTCTCCCAGGGCTTTCCCGATTTCGACGGCCCGCCGGAGTTGCGCGAGGCGGTAGGCAGGCATATCGCCGCCGGGCACAACCAGTACGCGCCGATGACCGGCTTGCCGGCCCTGCGCGAGCAGGTGGCGAAGAAGATCGAGCAGTTCTATGGACGCCGGGTGAGCGCCGACAGCGAGGTGACCATCACGCCGGGGGCGACCGAGGCGATCTTCAGCGCGATCCAGGCGCTGGTCCATCCGGGCGACGAAGTGGTGGTACTCGACCCGTCCTACGACAGCTACGAACCCTCCGTGCAACTCGCCGGCGGGCGTTGCGTGCACGTGCCGCTGGCGCTGCCGGACTTCTCCATCGACTGGCAGCGCATGGCCGAGGCCATCGGGCCGCGTACCCGGCTGGTCATCATCAATACCCCGCACAACCCCAGCGGCGCGCTGATCAGCCGCGAGGAACTGGACCGCCTGGCCGCGCTGATCCGCGACCGGGATATCTATCTGATCAGCGACGAGGTCTACGAGCACCTGGTGTTCGACGGTGTCGCTCATACCAGCGTGCTGTCCCACGACGAGTTGTATCCGCGTTCCTTCGTGGTCAGTTCGTTCGGCAAGACCTACCACGTCACCGGCTGGAAGACCGGCTACGTGGTCGCGCCGCCGGCGCTCAGCGCGGAGCTGCGCAAGGTTCACCAGTACGTCAACTTCTGTGGCGTCACGCCGCTGCAATGGGCATTGGCGGACTACATGGCCGGCCATCCGGAGCACTTGCGGCAATTGCCCGGCTTCTACCAGGCCAAGCGCGACCTGTTCTGCGACCTGCTGCTGGACTCTCGCTTCCGTTTTACCCGTGCGCCGGGCACCTACTTCCAGTGCGTGGACTATTCGGCCATCCGTCCGGACCTGGACGACGTGGCCATGGCCGAGTGGCTGACCCGCGAACACGGAGTGGCGGCGATCCCGGTTTCGGTGTTTTATGAAAAGGCTCCGGACGCCATGCGGCTGGTCCGGTTCTGTTACGCCAAACGCGAGGAGACGCTGCGTCAGGCAGCGGAAAAGCTATGCGCGATCTGA
- the der gene encoding ribosome biogenesis GTPase Der, translated as MVPVIALVGRPNVGKSTLFNRLTKSRDAIVAEYAGLTRDRQYGEARWQGRTYIVIDTGGISGDEEGIDAKMAEQSLQAIEEADAVLFLVDSRAGMTAADQMIAEHLRKRNKRSFLIANKVDTIDPDLARAEFSPLGLGDALPIAAAHGRGINHMLQEALGIFPKDNAEEEGEGEPASEEVAEGEEPTRIPGPSEKDGIKIAIIGRPNVGKSTLVNRMLGEERVIVYDQAGTTRDSIYIPFERNEEKYTLIDTAGVRRRGKIFEAVEKFSVVKTLQAIQDANVVIFVMDAREGVVEHDLNLLGFVLETGRALVIALNKWDGMEAAERDYVKTELERRLLFVDFADIHFISALHGTGVGHLYKSVQESFRSAVTRWPTSRLTSILEDAVQVHQPPMVNGRRIKLRYAHLGGANPPLIVIHGNQVDAVPKAYTRYLEKTYRRVLKLVGTPIRIEYKGGENPYEGKKNSLTARQVNKKRRLMSHHKKAEKKKKDKRR; from the coding sequence ATGGTTCCCGTTATTGCCCTGGTGGGTCGCCCGAACGTCGGCAAGTCCACTCTGTTCAACCGCCTGACCAAGTCGCGCGACGCCATCGTGGCGGAGTACGCAGGCCTGACCCGCGATCGCCAGTACGGCGAGGCGCGCTGGCAGGGCCGCACCTATATCGTCATCGATACCGGAGGCATCTCCGGCGATGAGGAAGGCATCGATGCGAAAATGGCCGAGCAATCGTTGCAGGCCATCGAGGAGGCGGATGCCGTCCTGTTCCTGGTCGATTCGCGCGCCGGCATGACCGCCGCCGACCAGATGATCGCCGAGCACCTGCGCAAGCGGAACAAGCGCAGCTTCCTGATCGCCAACAAGGTCGACACCATCGATCCCGATCTCGCTCGCGCCGAGTTCAGCCCGCTGGGCCTGGGCGATGCGCTGCCGATCGCCGCCGCCCACGGTCGCGGCATCAACCATATGCTGCAGGAAGCCCTGGGGATCTTCCCCAAGGACAACGCGGAGGAAGAGGGCGAGGGCGAGCCGGCGAGCGAAGAGGTCGCCGAAGGCGAGGAACCGACCCGGATTCCCGGTCCCAGCGAGAAGGACGGGATCAAGATTGCCATCATCGGCCGGCCCAACGTGGGCAAGTCGACCCTGGTCAACCGCATGCTCGGCGAAGAGCGGGTGATCGTCTACGACCAGGCCGGCACCACCCGCGACAGCATCTACATCCCGTTCGAGCGCAACGAGGAGAAGTACACCCTGATCGACACCGCTGGCGTGCGGCGTCGCGGCAAGATCTTCGAGGCGGTGGAAAAGTTCTCGGTGGTGAAGACCCTCCAGGCGATCCAGGACGCCAACGTGGTGATCTTCGTCATGGACGCCCGCGAAGGGGTGGTCGAGCACGACCTCAACCTGCTCGGCTTCGTCCTCGAGACCGGCCGTGCCCTGGTCATCGCCCTGAACAAGTGGGATGGCATGGAGGCGGCCGAGCGTGACTACGTGAAGACCGAACTGGAGCGGCGCCTGCTGTTCGTCGACTTCGCCGACATCCATTTCATTTCGGCCCTGCATGGCACCGGCGTCGGCCATCTCTACAAGTCGGTCCAGGAGTCCTTCCGTTCGGCGGTGACCCGCTGGCCGACCAGCCGCCTGACCAGCATCCTCGAGGACGCCGTGCAGGTGCACCAGCCGCCGATGGTCAACGGTCGCCGGATCAAGCTGCGCTACGCCCACCTGGGCGGCGCCAATCCGCCGCTGATCGTGATCCACGGCAACCAGGTGGACGCGGTGCCGAAGGCCTATACCCGCTACCTGGAGAAGACCTACCGGCGGGTATTGAAGCTGGTCGGTACGCCGATCCGCATCGAGTACAAGGGCGGCGAGAACCCCTACGAGGGCAAGAAGAACTCGCTCACCGCGCGCCAGGTCAACAAGAAGCGCCGGCTGATGTCGCACCACAAGAAAGCCGAGAAGAAGAAGAAGGACAAGCGCCGCTGA
- the leuA gene encoding 2-isopropylmalate synthase, translated as MSMLKDPSQKYRPFSAINLPDRTWPSKTITEVPIWCSSDLRDGNQSLIEPMDAAKKMRFFKTLVQVGLKQIEVAFPSASDTDFNFVRELIEGNHIPDDVTIQVLTQAREDLITRTFESLRGAKKAIVHVYNATAPSFRRIVFNQDKQGVVDIATNAAKLIKKLAAEQPDTQWSFQYSPEIFSSTELEFSVEVCNAVIDVWQPTPDNKIILNLPATVECATPNVYADQIEWFGRHVDKRDSVIISLHTHNDRGTGVAATELGLMAGADRVEGCLFGNGERTGNVDLVTLALNMYTQGLHPQLDFSDIDAVRKVVEECNQLPVHPRHPYVGDLVHTAFSGSHQDAIRKGFAQQKEDAIWEVPYLPIDPADIGRDYEAVIRVNSQSGKGGITFLLEQEYGISLPRRMQIEFSQVVQGETDRLGLEMTAQQIYSLLENEYLKATSPYVLASHRLQEENGTSAVDLEVSFDGEKQHWRGIGKGPLEALVAALPVKAEIMDYHEHAIGAGANAKAAAYIEIRLEGQRPLHGIGIDENITTASFRALFSALNRAVTQAEAKAA; from the coding sequence ATGAGCATGTTGAAAGACCCTTCGCAGAAATACCGCCCATTCTCGGCCATCAATCTGCCCGACCGCACCTGGCCGTCGAAGACCATCACCGAGGTGCCGATCTGGTGCAGTTCCGACCTGCGCGACGGCAACCAGTCGCTGATCGAACCGATGGACGCGGCGAAGAAGATGCGATTCTTCAAGACCCTGGTGCAGGTCGGCCTGAAGCAGATCGAAGTGGCCTTCCCGTCGGCTTCCGATACCGACTTCAACTTCGTCCGCGAGTTGATCGAAGGCAACCACATCCCGGACGACGTCACCATCCAGGTGCTGACCCAGGCCCGCGAAGACCTGATCACCCGCACCTTCGAATCCCTGCGCGGGGCGAAGAAGGCCATCGTCCACGTCTACAACGCCACCGCCCCGTCGTTCCGCCGCATCGTCTTCAACCAGGACAAGCAGGGCGTCGTGGACATCGCCACCAACGCCGCGAAACTGATCAAGAAGCTGGCCGCCGAGCAACCGGATACCCAGTGGTCGTTCCAGTACTCGCCGGAAATCTTCAGCTCTACCGAGCTGGAGTTCTCGGTGGAGGTCTGCAACGCGGTGATCGACGTCTGGCAACCGACCCCGGACAACAAGATCATCCTCAACCTGCCGGCCACCGTGGAGTGCGCCACGCCGAACGTCTACGCCGACCAGATCGAATGGTTCGGCCGCCACGTCGACAAGCGTGACAGCGTGATCATCAGCCTGCACACCCACAACGACCGTGGCACCGGCGTGGCCGCCACCGAGCTGGGCCTGATGGCCGGCGCCGACCGCGTCGAAGGTTGCCTGTTCGGCAACGGCGAGCGCACCGGCAACGTCGACCTGGTGACCCTGGCCTTGAACATGTACACCCAGGGCCTGCATCCGCAACTGGACTTCTCCGACATCGACGCGGTGCGCAAGGTGGTCGAAGAGTGCAACCAGTTGCCGGTCCACCCGCGCCATCCATATGTCGGCGACCTGGTCCATACCGCTTTCTCCGGCTCGCACCAGGATGCCATTCGCAAGGGCTTCGCCCAGCAGAAGGAAGACGCGATCTGGGAAGTGCCGTACCTGCCGATCGATCCGGCCGACATCGGCCGCGACTACGAAGCGGTGATCCGGGTCAACAGCCAGTCCGGCAAGGGCGGCATCACCTTCCTGCTCGAACAGGAGTACGGCATCAGCCTGCCGCGGCGCATGCAGATCGAGTTCAGCCAGGTAGTGCAAGGCGAGACCGACCGTCTCGGCCTGGAAATGACCGCACAACAGATCTACTCGCTGCTGGAAAACGAATACCTCAAGGCGACCTCGCCCTACGTCCTCGCCAGCCATCGCCTGCAGGAAGAGAACGGCACCAGCGCCGTCGACCTGGAAGTCTCCTTCGACGGCGAGAAGCAGCACTGGCGCGGGATCGGCAAGGGACCGCTGGAAGCCTTGGTGGCCGCCCTGCCGGTCAAGGCGGAAATCATGGACTACCATGAGCACGCCATCGGCGCCGGCGCCAATGCCAAGGCCGCGGCCTATATCGAGATCCGCCTGGAGGGCCAGCGCCCGCTGCACGGCATCGGCATCGACGAGAACATTACCACCGCCAGCTTCCGCGCCCTGTTCAGCGCGCTGAACCGCGCGGTGACCCAGGCCGAGGCCAAGGCGGCCTGA